From the Coriobacteriia bacterium genome, one window contains:
- a CDS encoding YqeG family HAD IIIA-type phosphatase: MFHPDHYYTDVRAIDLDALRAEGVRALLLDIDNTVSPHHSAEVVPGMPEWLASLPKAGFGVRFVSNNWHADLADRAAALGFPAVGKAKKPLPFGFRRAARELGVQVSECAVIGDQLFTDILGGNLAGAVTVLVDPLTSADMAHTRVLRRIERVIMRRRAPEA; this comes from the coding sequence CTGTTCCATCCCGACCACTACTACACCGACGTGCGCGCCATCGACCTCGACGCCCTGCGCGCCGAGGGAGTGAGGGCGCTGCTGCTCGACATCGACAACACGGTGTCACCCCACCACTCGGCCGAAGTGGTTCCGGGTATGCCCGAGTGGCTGGCTTCGCTGCCGAAGGCCGGATTCGGTGTCCGCTTCGTGTCGAACAACTGGCATGCGGATCTTGCCGACCGTGCCGCCGCTCTCGGCTTTCCTGCGGTAGGGAAGGCGAAGAAGCCGCTGCCGTTCGGGTTCCGTAGGGCGGCCCGCGAACTTGGCGTGCAGGTGAGCGAGTGCGCGGTCATCGGGGACCAGCTGTTCACCGACATCCTCGGCGGCAATCTCGCCGGAGCCGTCACGGTGCTCGTCGATCCGCTGACATCGGCCGACATGGCGCATACGCGTGTACTTCGGCGTATCGAGCGGGTCATAATGAGAAGACGTGCTCCCGAAGCGTAG
- a CDS encoding ABC transporter ATP-binding protein yields the protein MSDPSVRAIHVQGARKAYKPIVGAPSRDAVRDVSISVEAGTIHGLLGPNGAGKTTTLKMLLGLVRPTAGTFRILGEDSTRPAGRRGVGFMPEQPYFPQHLTANHALKLYAQLSGVPKDQIAPRTAALLERVGLEGRDRTTLSTFSRGMLQRLGIAQALINEPMVVVLDEPASGLDPVGQRDVRNLMLSLRDSGVTVLLSSHQLSEVEAVCDEVTILNAGLVAAEGDLDALLNVEGRTSIRARGLSDTLPPSLERLAGSVAASGGLWVFSVADDAVRAAVDAVDDAGGRVESVSPMRDSLEEYFSRLLVQTAEEVGAR from the coding sequence ATGAGCGACCCCTCAGTCCGGGCCATCCATGTGCAGGGTGCCCGAAAGGCGTACAAGCCGATCGTCGGGGCACCGTCCCGGGATGCGGTTCGCGACGTTTCGATCAGCGTCGAGGCCGGCACCATCCACGGTCTGCTCGGCCCGAATGGCGCGGGCAAGACCACCACCTTGAAGATGCTGCTCGGCCTCGTCCGGCCCACTGCCGGGACATTCCGGATCCTCGGCGAGGATTCGACCCGCCCGGCAGGGCGCAGGGGCGTCGGCTTCATGCCCGAGCAGCCGTACTTCCCGCAGCATCTCACCGCGAACCACGCACTCAAGCTGTACGCACAGCTCTCGGGCGTGCCGAAGGATCAGATCGCGCCCCGGACGGCCGCGCTTCTCGAGCGGGTCGGGCTGGAGGGCCGCGATCGCACGACGCTCTCGACGTTTTCCCGCGGCATGCTCCAGCGCCTCGGCATCGCTCAGGCGCTCATCAACGAGCCTATGGTGGTGGTGCTCGACGAGCCGGCCTCAGGGCTCGATCCGGTTGGCCAGCGCGACGTGCGCAACTTGATGCTCTCACTCCGCGACTCCGGCGTGACCGTGCTGCTCTCCTCGCATCAGCTCTCCGAGGTGGAGGCCGTGTGCGACGAGGTGACGATCCTCAACGCGGGGCTTGTCGCCGCAGAGGGCGACCTCGACGCACTGCTGAACGTCGAGGGCCGCACGTCGATACGGGCCCGTGGGTTGAGCGACACCCTGCCTCCATCGCTGGAGAGGCTCGCGGGCAGCGTGGCCGCATCAGGCGGTCTGTGGGTGTTCTCGGTGGCCGACGATGCGGTGCGCGCCGCGGTTGACGCGGTGGACGACGCCGGCGGACGTGTGGAGTCCGTTTCGCCGATGCGCGACTCGCTCGAGGAGTACTTCTCCCGGCTGCTCGTGCAAACCGCCGAGGAGGTGGGCGCACGATGA
- a CDS encoding ATPase, T2SS/T4P/T4SS family, which yields MSAASGKRLGRVLVNAGLITEDQLGLALAEPSGRSLSAVLVDQGIADEMTIARSIAENMGLAFVDIGAVDIDPTATTLLQVDLARRHICLPIKIQDDELVVAMSDPANIFAIDDLRIVTGYDIRPVVAPESDLLQAIDRFATMQENVDDMMTGVESITATAGEDEEGGADEEAPVAKILNHVVTEAIRQGAGDIYIEPGENDIRVRYRIDGVCQEVMRSPKKIHRQLLSRLKIQCAMDISERRIPQDGRFGVMLDGKSVDFRVAVLPTVQGEMSVMRLLRKDAIMMSLEDLGFLEQPMLRIQEALDRPYGALLVTGPTGSGKSTTLYAAINKTTKPTVNLITVEDPVEYRLEGLSQVQVHEKAGLTFPAALRSILRQDPDVVMIGEIRDKETATIAIEAALTGHLVLSTLHTNDAPSALTRLTEMGVEPFLSASAINCVLAQRLARRLCKECKEKYTPDEEALQRIGFPYEPGHPPQLFRAVGCNKCNNIGYKGRMGIHEVMSMTEEIERACVEHASGDEIGRIAVQQGMLTLRDDGFAKVLAGTTSIEEVMRVVV from the coding sequence ATGAGCGCCGCCTCGGGCAAGCGGCTTGGCCGCGTTCTCGTCAACGCCGGGCTCATCACCGAGGACCAGCTCGGTCTTGCGCTTGCCGAGCCTTCGGGCAGGTCCCTGAGCGCCGTGCTCGTGGACCAGGGCATCGCTGACGAGATGACGATCGCCCGCTCGATCGCCGAGAACATGGGCCTGGCCTTCGTCGATATCGGCGCGGTCGATATCGATCCCACCGCGACGACGCTCCTGCAAGTCGATCTGGCTCGCCGGCACATCTGTCTGCCCATCAAGATCCAGGACGACGAGCTCGTGGTCGCCATGTCGGACCCGGCGAACATCTTCGCTATCGATGACCTGCGCATCGTCACGGGCTATGACATCCGCCCCGTTGTCGCACCGGAGAGCGACCTTCTGCAGGCGATCGATCGCTTTGCCACCATGCAGGAGAACGTCGACGACATGATGACCGGCGTCGAGAGCATCACCGCCACGGCAGGCGAGGACGAGGAGGGCGGGGCTGACGAGGAAGCGCCGGTCGCCAAGATCCTCAACCATGTGGTGACCGAGGCGATCAGGCAGGGCGCCGGTGACATCTACATCGAGCCCGGAGAGAACGACATCCGTGTTCGGTACCGCATCGACGGTGTGTGCCAGGAGGTCATGCGGAGCCCGAAGAAGATCCACCGGCAGCTCCTCAGCCGCCTGAAGATCCAGTGTGCGATGGACATCTCCGAAAGGCGCATCCCGCAGGACGGCCGTTTCGGCGTGATGCTCGACGGCAAGTCGGTCGACTTCCGCGTCGCCGTTCTGCCGACCGTCCAGGGCGAGATGTCGGTCATGCGGCTCCTGCGCAAGGACGCCATCATGATGTCGCTCGAGGATCTCGGCTTCCTCGAGCAGCCGATGCTGCGCATCCAGGAGGCGCTCGACAGGCCGTACGGCGCGCTGCTCGTCACCGGTCCGACGGGCTCAGGCAAGTCCACCACGCTCTATGCGGCGATCAACAAGACCACGAAGCCCACGGTGAACCTGATCACCGTGGAAGACCCCGTGGAGTATCGCCTCGAGGGTCTGTCACAGGTCCAGGTGCATGAGAAGGCCGGTCTCACCTTTCCGGCGGCGCTGCGCTCGATCCTTCGCCAGGACCCCGACGTGGTGATGATCGGCGAGATCCGTGACAAGGAGACGGCGACGATCGCCATCGAAGCCGCCCTTACCGGCCATCTGGTGCTCTCCACGCTGCACACCAACGACGCGCCCTCGGCGCTCACCCGACTTACCGAGATGGGTGTCGAGCCGTTCCTCTCGGCCTCGGCGATCAACTGCGTCCTCGCACAGCGCCTCGCGCGGCGGCTGTGCAAGGAGTGCAAGGAGAAATACACGCCGGACGAGGAGGCACTGCAGCGGATCGGTTTCCCGTATGAGCCGGGTCATCCGCCGCAGCTGTTCCGCGCTGTGGGCTGCAACAAGTGCAATAACATCGGCTACAAGGGCCGCATGGGCATCCACGAGGTCATGTCGATGACCGAGGAGATCGAGCGCGCGTGCGTCGAGCACGCCTCTGGCGACGAGATCGGTCGTATCGCCGTTCAACAGGGGATGCTGACCCTCCGTGATGACGGATTCGCGAAGGTCCTTGCGGGCACCACCTCGATCGAAGAGGTCATGCGGGTCGTCGTCTGA
- the ruvX gene encoding Holliday junction resolvase RuvX, whose amino-acid sequence MRALGLDIGSVRVGVAVSDPAGAVASPVTVLDASDLDSGRLARIVEDYEAEMLVVGLPLTLAGEEGPQAALVRDTAERLAARLGLPLAFADERNSSAEAKRAMRSAGMSDKQQRGMVDKVAAALVLQSWLDAGHGRAES is encoded by the coding sequence ATGCGAGCGCTGGGCCTCGACATCGGGTCCGTGCGAGTCGGCGTGGCGGTCTCCGACCCCGCGGGCGCGGTCGCGTCTCCGGTCACGGTGCTGGATGCGAGCGACCTCGACTCCGGGCGGCTTGCCCGGATCGTGGAGGACTATGAGGCGGAGATGCTGGTGGTCGGTCTGCCGTTGACGCTCGCTGGCGAGGAAGGCCCGCAGGCGGCGCTCGTACGTGATACTGCCGAGCGACTCGCGGCACGGCTCGGCCTGCCGCTTGCGTTCGCCGACGAGCGGAACTCGAGTGCGGAGGCGAAGCGGGCGATGCGGTCAGCGGGCATGAGCGACAAGCAGCAGCGCGGGATGGTCGACAAGGTGGCCGCCGCGCTCGTGCTCCAGTCGTGGCTGGATGCCGGACACGGACGGGCAGAGTCATGA
- the mltG gene encoding endolytic transglycosylase MltG produces MTTLQQSDGERGVRRPDARSRRRTLTTVVGIVVAVVLVGIPVYGVWQLFGVPHVEVTPGEPVQLEIPAGTDTGDIAGILEKAGVIDNAAMFRVRARLDGVDSEFRSGVYDLTTGMAYEDVRDVLVAGPPIDYVTVTIPEGFTVEQIATRLEEQAGVPAAEFISLAKGQAAAFQPAHPYLADAYDGSLEGYLFPKTYRIIRGSAPADVIELMLAQFDKEIAQVDLTYPSSLGMSLHEIVTVASMIEREARLAEERPLVSSVIYNRLAIGMKLEIDATIEYVIKKNRPRLLNSDLAVDSPYNTYLYAGLPPGAIASPGLASLEAAAAPAQTDYIYYVLTGEDGSHTFCVTFEEFLVAKEKSREVTP; encoded by the coding sequence ATGACCACTCTCCAGCAGTCGGACGGCGAGAGGGGAGTCCGCCGTCCCGACGCGCGCTCGCGACGCCGGACGCTCACCACGGTGGTCGGAATCGTGGTCGCTGTCGTCCTCGTCGGCATTCCGGTGTACGGCGTCTGGCAGCTCTTCGGCGTGCCCCATGTGGAGGTGACGCCCGGCGAGCCGGTGCAGCTGGAGATTCCGGCGGGCACGGACACGGGCGACATCGCCGGGATTCTTGAGAAAGCGGGAGTCATCGACAACGCGGCCATGTTCCGGGTGCGGGCGCGGCTGGACGGCGTGGACAGCGAGTTCCGGTCCGGCGTCTACGATCTCACCACCGGGATGGCCTACGAGGACGTGCGTGACGTGCTCGTCGCGGGACCGCCCATCGACTACGTCACCGTCACCATCCCCGAGGGCTTCACGGTCGAGCAGATCGCCACGCGCCTCGAGGAACAGGCGGGTGTCCCGGCCGCCGAGTTCATCTCGCTGGCGAAGGGCCAGGCGGCGGCATTCCAGCCGGCCCATCCGTACCTGGCCGACGCGTACGACGGTTCGCTCGAGGGCTACCTGTTCCCGAAGACCTACCGGATCATCCGGGGTTCGGCTCCGGCTGATGTGATCGAGCTCATGCTCGCGCAGTTCGACAAGGAGATCGCGCAGGTTGACCTCACGTATCCGTCGTCTCTCGGCATGTCGCTCCACGAGATCGTCACGGTCGCCTCGATGATCGAGCGGGAGGCGCGTCTGGCCGAGGAGCGTCCGCTGGTGAGCTCGGTCATCTACAACCGGCTTGCGATCGGGATGAAGCTGGAGATCGACGCCACGATCGAGTACGTGATCAAGAAGAACCGCCCGAGGTTGCTCAACAGCGACCTGGCGGTGGATAGCCCGTACAACACCTACCTGTACGCGGGGCTGCCGCCCGGCGCGATCGCGAGCCCCGGGCTTGCCTCGCTCGAGGCGGCGGCTGCGCCTGCACAGACCGACTACATCTACTACGTGCTCACCGGCGAGGACGGCTCCCACACCTTCTGCGTGACGTTCGAGGAGTTCCTGGTGGCGAAGGAGAAGTCGAGAGAGGTGACACCGTAG
- a CDS encoding ATPase, T2SS/T4P/T4SS family, with the protein MRAGIITERQLNDALEVHKATGSPLGRVLVDLGYATQGGILSVMAKQIGIPYIDFSVTRPDANAIAVVPKDLATRYTLMPVEIVNDELVVAMADPQNVLALDDLRIITGYEIKPAISTKDDIVATVQEFYKVAATLSEDEMGGADELEGMSLENLTEVTDEAPIVKLVNFIINKAVADRASDIHVEPQEKDLRVRYRIDGVLHELMRSPKGTQAAILSRFKIMADMDIAETRKPQDGHCGLTIGGHKMDFRVSTLPTVYGERIVLRILRKDNIMLRLEDLGFLPSALERFESSFRKPYGAILVTGPTGSGKSTSLYAAINVLNDPGKHILTAEDPVEYRLPGVNQIQTNVKAGLTFARALRSFLRCSPDIILVGEIRDQETAQIAIESALTGHLVLSTLHTNDAAGAITRLTEMGVEPFLVASSVDCVLAQRLARRLCPDCKEEYKPSKQVLLDAGYPEDNLPEKLFRGKGCKKCGGTGYRGRLGVHEVMLVSEEIGELCVREATAEAIREVAIEQGMLTLKMDGLEKVRMGRTSIEEIARVIV; encoded by the coding sequence ATGCGCGCCGGCATCATAACCGAGCGACAGCTCAACGACGCCCTCGAGGTCCACAAGGCCACAGGGAGTCCGCTCGGCCGTGTTCTCGTCGACCTGGGCTACGCCACCCAGGGTGGCATCCTCTCAGTGATGGCCAAGCAGATCGGCATCCCGTACATCGACTTCTCGGTGACGCGCCCCGACGCCAACGCCATCGCCGTCGTGCCCAAGGACCTCGCGACCCGCTATACGCTCATGCCGGTTGAGATAGTGAACGATGAACTTGTCGTCGCCATGGCCGACCCGCAGAACGTGCTGGCGCTCGACGACCTCCGCATCATCACCGGTTACGAGATCAAGCCTGCGATTTCCACCAAAGACGACATCGTCGCGACCGTACAGGAGTTCTACAAGGTCGCGGCGACCCTCAGCGAAGACGAGATGGGCGGTGCCGATGAGCTCGAGGGCATGTCGCTCGAGAACCTGACCGAAGTCACCGACGAAGCTCCGATCGTCAAGCTCGTGAACTTCATCATCAACAAAGCGGTTGCGGACCGTGCAAGCGACATCCACGTCGAGCCGCAAGAGAAGGACCTACGCGTCCGGTATCGCATCGACGGTGTGCTCCACGAGCTGATGCGCAGCCCTAAGGGCACGCAGGCAGCGATCCTCTCGCGCTTCAAGATCATGGCGGACATGGATATCGCCGAGACCCGCAAGCCGCAAGACGGCCACTGCGGGCTCACCATCGGCGGTCACAAGATGGACTTCCGCGTCTCCACGCTTCCCACCGTGTACGGTGAGCGGATCGTCCTGCGAATCCTGCGCAAGGACAACATCATGTTGCGTCTCGAGGACCTCGGCTTCCTGCCGTCGGCCCTCGAGCGTTTTGAGTCGTCGTTCCGGAAGCCGTACGGCGCCATCCTCGTGACCGGTCCGACCGGCTCCGGTAAGTCGACGTCGCTCTACGCCGCAATCAACGTGCTGAACGACCCGGGCAAGCATATCCTCACAGCCGAGGATCCGGTGGAGTACCGTCTACCCGGCGTCAATCAGATCCAGACGAACGTGAAGGCGGGGCTCACGTTCGCGCGCGCGCTCCGTTCGTTCCTGCGCTGCTCGCCCGACATCATCCTTGTCGGTGAGATTCGCGACCAAGAGACCGCGCAGATCGCCATCGAATCCGCGCTCACGGGTCACCTCGTGCTCTCAACGCTGCACACGAACGACGCCGCCGGCGCTATCACACGTCTCACCGAGATGGGTGTCGAGCCGTTCCTGGTGGCGTCCTCTGTGGACTGCGTTCTTGCACAGCGGCTCGCGCGTCGGCTCTGCCCGGACTGCAAAGAAGAGTACAAGCCATCCAAGCAAGTGCTGTTGGACGCCGGGTACCCCGAAGATAATCTCCCAGAGAAGCTGTTCCGCGGCAAAGGCTGCAAGAAGTGCGGCGGCACCGGCTACCGCGGGCGTCTCGGGGTGCACGAGGTCATGCTCGTCTCCGAGGAGATCGGCGAGCTGTGCGTGCGCGAGGCCACCGCCGAGGCGATCCGGGAGGTGGCGATCGAGCAGGGCATGCTGACGCTCAAGATGGACGGGCTCGAGAAGGTGCGGATGGGCCGAACCTCGATAGAGGAGATCGCCCGGGTCATCGTGTAG
- a CDS encoding DUF4388 domain-containing protein — MALRGNLKDFSLPDVFQLVQLSGKTGVLRIVGSEAEGSIWFREGDVFFAQSNWRREQLGERLVSAQRITPAALARALEAREAEGEGGRRLGQILVGEGYITQQVLETFVQEQIQDTIFDLMRWDEGEFDFEVLPEVVHEDIGLAVSVENIVMEGSRRLEEWQRIKKKVPSTDMVFKMATAPGEGTFEISLKPIEWALLLLIDGTRSVRELAVETHSTDFEVARVVYGLFSAGLLEVAADDEVERLRADRARREDKRAILEADRAARDAEQQEEALELEAKLAADAEARREETSQEAAAEASVAQKASVAEEAPVASAEPEEKPERVVEEPEFLASGAEAPSSDDMAVFEQMMASVLSPQVVTTPIAEPEAEPEVEPALEAVPEPEPEPEPELEPELEAEPEPEPELEAEPVLEFEAPAVSMPEADVEALQELMAEPQPETEFFMVSEYEAVPVVEPALETPEGADIAPEGELTIAEIEAALAAEAGISLELGVPEAELPEPSAEDAFGFGAISEADLDAIPAPPVAETEVAPAGEIFAPSGDFETDLRSLGLGEYPEELLQPEPPAEARPPMSELEGPFDSVLDSEVEVEAPEAPFEPTLEAAAESEYAPQVEEAPGDQDLDSLLASLEGDSGAAGLIASETDYGPEAEPEGVISTDAFLAEFDDVGLSAGLGDELTALTGGASGRSRPVATVAKLPDTGETHMLHRDQMVDRTLLEKIIEGVENL; from the coding sequence ATGGCACTGCGCGGTAACCTCAAGGACTTCAGCCTTCCCGATGTCTTCCAGCTCGTTCAGTTGAGCGGGAAGACCGGTGTGCTGCGCATTGTCGGATCCGAAGCCGAGGGCAGCATCTGGTTCCGCGAAGGCGACGTCTTCTTCGCGCAGTCCAACTGGCGTCGCGAGCAGTTGGGCGAACGCCTGGTGAGCGCGCAACGGATCACGCCTGCGGCGCTCGCGCGGGCGCTTGAGGCCCGTGAGGCGGAGGGCGAGGGCGGACGTCGCCTGGGCCAGATCCTGGTTGGAGAGGGCTACATCACCCAGCAGGTGCTCGAGACGTTCGTCCAGGAGCAGATCCAGGACACCATCTTCGACCTGATGCGATGGGACGAAGGGGAGTTCGACTTCGAGGTCCTGCCCGAGGTCGTGCATGAGGACATCGGTCTCGCGGTCTCGGTCGAGAACATCGTCATGGAGGGCAGCCGCCGTCTCGAAGAGTGGCAGCGCATCAAGAAGAAGGTGCCCTCCACCGACATGGTGTTCAAGATGGCCACGGCTCCGGGCGAGGGTACGTTCGAGATCTCGCTCAAGCCGATCGAGTGGGCGCTTCTGCTTCTGATCGACGGCACACGTTCAGTGCGCGAGCTGGCCGTCGAAACGCACAGCACCGACTTCGAGGTCGCTCGCGTTGTGTATGGCCTGTTCTCGGCCGGACTGCTGGAGGTCGCGGCCGACGATGAAGTCGAGCGGCTTCGCGCGGACCGGGCGCGACGTGAGGACAAGCGCGCCATCCTTGAGGCCGACCGCGCTGCGCGCGATGCCGAACAGCAAGAGGAGGCTCTCGAGCTCGAGGCGAAGCTTGCGGCCGACGCCGAGGCCCGACGCGAGGAGACCTCCCAGGAGGCTGCAGCCGAGGCGTCTGTCGCGCAGAAGGCGTCTGTCGCGGAAGAGGCGCCCGTGGCATCGGCTGAGCCCGAGGAGAAACCGGAACGCGTGGTCGAGGAACCCGAGTTCCTCGCCTCGGGCGCCGAAGCCCCGTCCTCGGACGACATGGCCGTCTTCGAGCAGATGATGGCCTCGGTCCTGTCGCCGCAGGTCGTGACTACTCCCATCGCCGAACCGGAGGCGGAGCCCGAGGTCGAGCCGGCACTCGAGGCGGTTCCCGAACCCGAACCCGAACCCGAACCCGAACTCGAACCCGAACTTGAGGCCGAACCCGAACCCGAACCCGAACTCGAGGCCGAACCCGTTCTCGAGTTCGAGGCCCCTGCGGTCTCCATGCCGGAGGCCGACGTCGAAGCTCTTCAGGAACTCATGGCTGAACCGCAGCCCGAGACTGAGTTCTTCATGGTGTCCGAGTACGAAGCGGTGCCGGTGGTCGAACCCGCTCTGGAGACTCCTGAAGGCGCCGACATTGCCCCGGAAGGGGAGCTCACGATCGCGGAGATCGAGGCTGCTCTTGCGGCTGAAGCCGGGATCTCACTGGAACTGGGCGTGCCGGAAGCCGAGCTGCCCGAACCGTCGGCCGAGGACGCGTTCGGATTTGGGGCGATCTCCGAGGCGGATCTCGACGCCATTCCCGCGCCGCCGGTTGCCGAGACCGAGGTAGCGCCGGCGGGGGAGATCTTCGCGCCCAGTGGTGACTTTGAAACGGATCTCCGGTCGCTCGGCCTGGGTGAATACCCCGAGGAGCTGCTCCAGCCCGAGCCGCCGGCTGAGGCTCGCCCGCCGATGTCCGAACTCGAGGGTCCATTCGATTCCGTGCTCGACTCTGAAGTGGAAGTGGAGGCGCCCGAGGCGCCGTTCGAGCCTACGCTCGAGGCAGCCGCGGAATCGGAGTATGCCCCACAGGTGGAGGAAGCGCCCGGCGATCAGGACCTGGACTCGCTGCTCGCATCACTCGAGGGGGATTCGGGCGCCGCAGGCCTCATCGCCTCGGAGACCGACTACGGTCCGGAGGCCGAGCCCGAAGGCGTCATCTCGACCGATGCCTTCCTCGCGGAGTTTGACGATGTCGGTCTGTCGGCAGGCCTCGGAGACGAGTTGACAGCGCTCACCGGAGGTGCGAGCGGACGGTCTCGTCCGGTGGCGACCGTCGCGAAGCTTCCCGATACGGGCGAGACCCACATGCTGCACCGCGACCAGATGGTCGATCGGACACTGCTCGAGAAGATCATCGAAGGCGTAGAGAACCTCTAA
- a CDS encoding roadblock/LC7 domain-containing protein, producing the protein MLAEALDDLMRNDPDIQASALVSLDGFTMASALPAGMQADRVGAMSAAILGLGERAAAELGRGHLSQVFIEGDTGYVLLMAAGERAVLTAMADPAAKLGLVLYDMKSAAERISQILG; encoded by the coding sequence CTGCTCGCCGAGGCGCTCGACGATCTCATGCGCAACGACCCCGACATCCAGGCGTCGGCGCTCGTTAGCCTCGACGGTTTCACCATGGCTTCGGCGCTGCCTGCCGGTATGCAGGCCGACCGCGTCGGCGCCATGTCGGCTGCCATCCTGGGCCTGGGTGAGCGCGCGGCCGCAGAACTCGGCCGTGGGCATCTCTCGCAGGTCTTCATCGAGGGGGACACCGGCTACGTGCTGCTGATGGCTGCCGGTGAGCGCGCCGTTCTCACGGCGATGGCGGATCCCGCCGCCAAGCTCGGACTGGTGCTTTACGACATGAAGTCGGCTGCGGAGCGCATCAGTCAGATCCTTGGCTAA
- a CDS encoding ATP/GTP-binding protein, translating into MQSVKVVITGPFNAGKTTFIKAVSEITVLSTERQISDSSGEGAGETTVAMDFGRITISDDVVLYLFGTPGQERFSFMWETLSEGMLGFVLLVDADDRESYEDAKSMITFFRNMSDVPFVVAANKVSATDMKTLRAVRNAIELDDEIPLLPVDAREKESVKAVLLGLLYRILDSMN; encoded by the coding sequence ATGCAGTCTGTCAAAGTCGTGATCACCGGCCCGTTCAACGCCGGTAAGACGACCTTCATCAAGGCGGTCAGCGAGATCACCGTGCTCTCAACCGAGAGGCAGATCAGCGATAGCTCCGGAGAAGGTGCGGGCGAAACCACCGTCGCGATGGACTTCGGCCGCATCACGATCTCCGACGACGTCGTGCTCTACCTCTTCGGCACGCCGGGGCAGGAGCGCTTCTCGTTCATGTGGGAGACGCTGTCGGAGGGCATGCTCGGATTCGTGCTTCTCGTCGATGCCGACGATCGCGAGTCGTACGAGGATGCCAAGTCGATGATCACGTTCTTCCGCAATATGTCCGATGTGCCCTTCGTGGTGGCGGCGAACAAGGTGTCCGCCACCGACATGAAGACGCTCCGGGCGGTGCGCAACGCTATCGAACTCGATGATGAGATCCCGCTGCTCCCGGTCGACGCGCGCGAGAAGGAGAGTGTCAAGGCGGTGCTGCTCGGGCTGCTCTATCGGATCCTCGACAGCATGAACTGA
- the aroE gene encoding shikimate dehydrogenase, with translation MEINGRTRPTAVIGWPVAQSLSPAMHNAAYQALGLNWVCLPLAVPDQRALVSFVEAARRLPFVGFNVTMPYKQAVAELCDEVATLAQMAGAVNTVHCVDGQLMGYNTDGRGMLESLADDAGFDPAGKAVAVIGSGGAAGAAVTALILAKAGSLALINRDTDRAEQLVERVRDRLRGMSVGVHRLDDSAAEAVRNADLVINATPVGMGAEDASPVPQSWLHEGQVVLDMVYRPGSTALVREAGQVGAKGLSGLGMLVAQGALAVDIWAGAERAQVRAPRDVMRAAAEAAMNQVNAPREDEV, from the coding sequence TTGGAGATCAACGGACGCACGCGACCGACTGCGGTCATCGGCTGGCCGGTGGCCCAATCGTTGTCGCCCGCCATGCACAATGCCGCGTATCAGGCGCTCGGGCTCAACTGGGTGTGCCTGCCGCTTGCGGTCCCCGACCAGCGCGCACTCGTGTCGTTCGTCGAGGCAGCCCGGCGGCTGCCGTTCGTGGGCTTCAACGTCACGATGCCGTACAAGCAGGCAGTGGCGGAGTTGTGCGACGAGGTCGCAACGCTCGCGCAGATGGCTGGCGCCGTCAACACGGTGCACTGCGTGGACGGGCAGCTCATGGGCTACAACACCGATGGGCGCGGCATGCTCGAGTCGCTTGCCGACGACGCGGGTTTCGATCCGGCGGGCAAGGCCGTTGCGGTCATAGGCTCCGGCGGTGCGGCTGGGGCAGCGGTGACCGCTCTGATTCTTGCGAAGGCGGGCAGCCTCGCCCTCATCAACCGGGACACCGACCGCGCCGAGCAGCTCGTCGAGCGGGTGCGCGACCGGCTGCGCGGGATGTCAGTCGGCGTGCATCGCCTGGACGATTCGGCCGCCGAGGCGGTTCGCAATGCGGATCTGGTCATCAATGCAACGCCGGTCGGGATGGGCGCCGAAGACGCGAGTCCCGTGCCGCAGTCGTGGCTCCACGAAGGCCAGGTCGTGCTCGATATGGTCTACCGGCCCGGATCGACCGCGCTCGTGCGTGAGGCCGGTCAGGTTGGAGCGAAGGGCTTGAGCGGACTCGGGATGCTCGTGGCGCAGGGAGCTCTTGCCGTCGACATCTGGGCCGGGGCCGAGCGCGCACAGGTGCGAGCACCGCGCGACGTGATGCGTGCCGCTGCCGAGGCTGCGATGAACCAGGTCAACGCGCCGCGGGAGGACGAGGTATGA